One genomic region from Anthonomus grandis grandis chromosome 1, icAntGran1.3, whole genome shotgun sequence encodes:
- the LOC126735496 gene encoding cyclin-dependent kinase 10, protein MSVDILRQTKPSESKPKEIENGAEPSAPITKKGILTSFLNGKAMNIPDNDVLGRCRFVSEFEKLNRIGEGTYGIVYRAKDTISGQIVALKKVRMDQERDGIPISSLREIQVLLNCKHENIVHLKEVVVGKSLESIFLAMEYCEQDLASLLDNMQAPFTESQVKCIMLQVLRGLRYLHHNFVVHRDLKVSNLLMTDKGCVKIADFGLARWFGAPLKPMTPHVVTLWYRSPELLLQAPTQTTSVDMWAAGCILGELLGHKPLLPGRSEIQQLELIVDLLGTPSDAIWPGFSQLPALQNYSLKQQPYNNLKQKFPWLSAAGLRLLNFLFMYDPKKRATAEECLQSSYFKEPPLPCDPKLMPTFPQHRNIKGSKTVLDNTGMQDQTNNLPAISDLLGSIVKKRRVE, encoded by the exons ATGAGTGTGGATATTTTAAGACAAACGAAACCAT CTGAATCTAAAccaaaagaaattgaaaatggtGCTGAACCTTCTGCTCCCATTACCAAAAAGGGGATATTAACCTCCTTCCTGAATGGCAAAGCGATGAATATACCTGATAATGATGTT CTTGGTAGATGCCGATTTGTGTCAGAGTTTGAAAAGCTTAACAGAATTGGAGAAGGAACCTATGGAATTgtgt ATAGAGCAAAAGACACAATTTCCGGTCAGATTGTAGCCCTTAAGAAAGTTCGCATGGACCAAGAGAGGGATGGAATTCCTATAAGCAGTCTTAGAGAAATTCAAGTCTTGCTCAACTGCAAGCATGAAAACATTGTCCACTTAAAGGAAGTAGTTGTTGGAAAAAGTCTTGAAAG CATATTCTTGGCCATGGAATATTGTGAACAAGACTTAGCCTCATTGTTGGACAACATGCAAGCCCCTTTTACAGAATCCCaagttaaatgtattatgcTTCAAGTTCTTAGGGGCTTAAGGTATTTACACCATAATTTTGTTGTTCACAGGGATCTCAAAGTTTCCAATTTGCTTATGACTGATAAGGGGTGTGTAAAAATTG CTGATTTTGGTTTGGCAAGATGGTTTGGTGCACCATTAAAACCCATGACCCCACATGTTGTAACTCTCTGGTATAGGTCACCAGAATTATTATTACAAGCCCCTACACAAACTACCAGTGTTGATATGTGGGCCGCAGGATGCATTTTAGGTGAATTATTGGGGCACAAACCTTTGCTACCTGGCAGATCTGAAATTCAACAGTTGGAATTAATTGTAGATCTACTAG gtacACCTTCAGATGCCATTTGGCCTGGATTCAGTCAACTTCCAGCTTTACAAAACTACTCATTAAAACAACAACCTTACAACAATCTTAAACAGAAATTCCCGTGGTTGTCTGCTGCTGGCCTAAGGCTTCTTAACTTCTTGTTTATGTACGACCCAAAGAAGAGAGCCACCGCAGAGGAATGCTTGCAAAGCAGTTACTTCAAAGAACCTCCTCTAC CTTGTGACCCTAAGTTAATGCCTACGTTTCCACAACATAGAAATATCAAAGGATCAAAGACGGTTTTGGATAATACAGGAATGCAGGACCAAACCAATAATCTCCCTGCAATTTCGGATCTT CTGGGATCGATTGTTAAGAAACGAAGGGTAGAATAG